TCTGGTTCTGGTGGTGGTGATAGTAGTGGCTCAAGTGGCTATGATAGCGACCTCGCGCCATCAATTTCAAAGGAGAGAGATAATCGTGGATAGTTAAATATATTGGATGTGTAATATATTTGTTTACATAATATTAaccaagtattgtgaactttaATGTACGTGTTATAATAGGGTTTGATATGTCTAGTATACCGTGAGAATAGTAAATGAGTATAAATGAATAATAACGGAATATATATCtatatgataaatataaatGTTTGCAAAACATTTTGAGTTTTCTATTCTTATATATAAGACATAATAAAGATTATTATTAATTCCAGTGTGTTTGATGATGTTCTTTGTGAATTTGcagtatataattaaaaataattttaataacaaCTGACTGCTTCACCTATCTATTCTATTATGAGCTGGCCGACTTAGGCAagtttaacttatataaacaatgacgatataaattattttcaagaCAATTAAGTTAACCAAAAGTTATTTACATTTAactttccattaaaataaaatttacaatcTTGACTtgttattaagaaaaaaagatgcTTGATAATTTTTACGTACGCTATTGatgtatattaattaaaaaaatcttatttaataaataacctGATTATATAAATGTTCTGTAAAGAACTAGTCAGATCCTACTTCATTTATTCCGCCTTTTTACtctctcactttttttttctttttactttttcaatatttaacCAATAGTTGAgttaacacaaaaaaaaaaaaactatagctTATCGcgaaaaaaaacattaaaagatGTATAGATCATTGAGTACTACTCGTGTCCCAGACAATTATAATTTCACGAGTTATTATTCATCGTCTTCTAATTCATCATCCTCATTAACAAAGGTGTCTCCGGCGCTACGAGCATTGTCTTTAGAAGCTAGTGAATTATTACCAATACATGAACCACTCTctgatatttcaaaaaaggaaaaatctcATGCAAAATTTGCAGAAAATGCTGTTCATATAATAccttttgtgttattattgtgTGGATTTATCCTATGGTCTTTTTCTAATCCAGGTAAATTAAttctatacatttttttaatgatttttttgaattattaatcaattaattaaataaaattgtttgttattttgtaaAATAGATATTGATGCATCAATATTGAAAGGGGAAGGAATTGCTACAAGAATAGAAGGATTGACCATAGAGGGAGATCTCGATCCTGATGGAACGCATGTTACTAATTTACCCCTAGAATCGAGGGACCGCGATTTGATAAAACAAGggcaaagtcgtcaaaagtcctatacagaaaaatgattttgttttcttttcacttatgtttacacttttttttttgggacaaGTTGTTACTAAGTTCTTGATAATCACTTCAAATATGAAAGTTTCATTTTGTCTATGTATTGATGCCTTTggaaaaagttcaaatttatATGGTGGATCAATGAAGAAATATCAATTACTCCTtatgtcttaatttatgtggcactttacGTTTTTCGAGAGTCTTTGAGCATGgtatcttcaaattttttgaaacaaaatttatatatttataaactacgtaaaaagtactataagtcgcaataattgataattcaaaatatatgaagaaattacgataaaaaatagacttctttaaatctcaaaatctaataagtatcacataaattgaaacagaaaaaTAGTGTCTTTTAACTTTTGCTGGTTTAGCCCAATGATTTACAAGGTCAATTCTTTGGAAAAAGTTTTTTGTACACCCATTTACctttattcattaaaaaaactaaaaactacaCATCACAATTTATATGTTGTGACTTGTGTACCTAATGGTAAAGGTACATAAATGCAATTTCTTGTTCAAATAATTATTCAGAGTCTCGTAAGAGTTGTTGGAAAAATTGTTATAGGTTGATTAATTGTCCTTCGTTGTTCAAATTGAATGTTTCAATTTTTCTCATCGTTAGTAATTTCCTAATTGTTCCAAAATCTTATAAGTtgaattaatcaaatttattattttttattttatcttgaaTATCCATTCACTGGAAACTTCTCGACTTCGATCGGTTACTATTTTCTGTAAGTAAGAACGAGCTTTTTCGTTCAAGTCTGAGAATGCGATAACTTGACACCAAAGTCTAAATTTAGTTAATTCTTTCTTTAGTTTCTCAATCTTCTTCAAATGAAGTTTCACACTGATTACAACCATCACCAGCAACCTCCTTGAGTTTTGTACATTGGTCTGTTGTCGACTATAGAAGTTATCCATTTTGTGAGAAGATCGATggagaaatattgaaaaattagGAACATGGACTTTTACATGTAGTATTTATTGACCTTGGAAGGCCTATGATAAAGTCTCGAGGGAAGTCTTCTAGAGATGACTAGAGGCTATAGTGTATTAGTAGCttatattagggcgataaaggacatgATGAAACCAAAACCCGAGCCAAAACGGTGTGAGGAGACTCAGAGCACATCTCAATTGAAATAGGGTTTTACCAAAGATTCATTCTTAGcctatttctatttattttggtGATGGACGAATTGACGTGGTATATTCAAAATGAAGTGTCATGATGTATGTTAGTTGTGGATGACATCGTATCTGATGAAACACACATCAAAGTTAATGCAATGTTGAAGGTGTGGAGACAAACTCTATAGTTTAATGAATTCAAGTTGGTGCAAATTAAGTGGTACAATACATGGCAGATGTAGAAATGAGACTTGACACACAGACTATCCCAAGAAAGATAGTTTCAAGTATCTCAAACTTGTAATTCCGAAAAATAGGGAATGGATGATGATGTTGCACATCATATTGATGCATCATGGTTGAAGTTGCGGCTACCTTCGGAGTCTTAATTATATGGTAAAAAGATGCCACCTAAACTTACGTATGTTCTACAAAGTGATGGTTAGACCAACTTTATTGTATGGGGTGGAGTTTTAACCAATGAAAAATTCTAATATTCAAAGAATACAAGTCGTGGAAATGAGAATATTGTAATGGATGTGTGGTATTTTAGCGATTCGGATCAAATAAACACGCAATTAAATTgctcaaaaattatatatagagGATCATTTTGAACTTATCCAAACATAAGGTaccaattttataattttctcaTCCACCTTAACAACTATATATGTGGTCCAAATAATttgattcaattaattagttggtgcccataaatatataaactaattaattactcTACTTCCACACATTTTGATCTCTCTCTCTCACGCGCTGTCAACATTTCTCCTCGGCGATTTCCGGCGACGATCCGATTTTCCGGCGATATCCTGCCGTAGAGAACAGAGACATCCTGGTTCCCTTCGCCTTTGGATCAGTCGACTTCTTCGTTTCGCAAAATCATGAATCCCGAATAGTTAGTTACCCTTCCTTTCTCCTTTGAATTACATTTCTAGCATTTGttttttgttgataaaattGATTGAATATGTTGATTTATGCTGGATTTGTCGATTGTGCTCTTTAGATCCATGATAGTTTTAAAATtgggcaatttttttttataattgtggtGTCCAGGGCATGTTTAATTCACCGGATTCGGATAATTCTGTGCACCAAGGCTAGAATAGATAGGAATAAACTTGAACCTGAGATGCCTTTGAGTGCTAATATTGGTCATTTACTTTGATTCTTATTTGATGATTTACGAGTTTGGTTGTTAacattttagtttttagtttctGTCTATTATCCAAATCAATTCGGGGAAGGGGAATAATGTGAGTTCTCTCTGTGCATTGATTTATCTTGCACTTGTGCTTGTTGGCTGTAGTAGGCTGCCCCATGGATTGGATTAGTCTAGGTACATTCAAGTTGGCTAAGACACTACCAtaatcaaaagataaaaaaggaaCTGTCTTTATCACTTTTTTGACTTAGTCGAGGTGCTCATAGAGAACTTTTGCTGGATTTGATTGATAAGGATTTGATCACTGTGGTGTCTGGGGCAACTTACATGGGGTAGCTACCGGGTTCCTCTATCTACCAAGGCTTTAACAGAGATAGGCCGCCACTGCAGataggaagaaatcacctagtgttttgcCGACACTAGAATTTGAACTGCGACCATATGGTTCTCAACCTACTTCATTTGACCcttaggccacacccttggttACAATGTTCACTCATTCTTGCTGGTTACTAGTTTGCACCTTGACCTAAAGATGCCAGAAGGTTTACTGGATGTGACTTGTTTCTTAATAGTTTCCTTCATGAAAATCCATCTGCCTATAAGGTTATTGTTATTTTCAGCTCAAATGGAACTTAACACCATCTCTTCTTATGCTTTCTGCAGTGATTACTTGTTCAAACTTTTGTTAATAGGAGATTCAGGTGTTGGAAAGTCATGTCTTCTCCTGAGATTTGCCGTAAGTATATTCATCCCACTCAATAATGTCTTACTTTTAGTCACTCCTGCATCTGAGTTGAATGTTACTTGCATGATTCTTATAATGGCTGATATAAGCAATGAAACTAGGAAGTTGATATGTGCTAGTGTATTTAGGAGCAGATATGAAGGTTGCCCTGTGTTGCACAATTAGATCATGACCATCCTTGTGAATGCCACATTTCTAGTTTATTTGTCTTTTGTTTGATATCGAGGTCTGACCCTTCTGTCAAAACACATTTGGATAAGCTAATAAAAGCTTAAAGCAACAACTGAGAGTTGGGAAATAGAGAAAGGAAGaagttaccagtttcaaaaaaaaaaaatagagaaaaggaagaaagcaATTGCCAGCATTTCTTGGGCTGTGTGGAAAGAATGAAATCATATATGCCTTGACGATAAATGTAcagtcaatttttatttcaaatgtcTGCGGTTGTAAAAATCATGGTGTAAATTGTCTTTTGATATTGATGTGAACTCTATTACTGATGCCGTTTTACTAAGTTTAGCATTTGTGATGGGCATTGGATTTAATGGTTTTGGAAATTTCTTGCTTTGTGTCCGAACAAATGTGTTACATTTTCAGTTCATTATGTCTTATAAGTTGATTAACTGTTTCCTTATCTTCTGATGCAGGATGATTCTTATTTGGACAGCTACATCAGCACAATTGGTGTTGACTTTGTAAGACAAAATTAATACTAGTGAAGTTACATATACAACATTCTTACAGTTGGTTAAGTTCCTAATTTTATGTTGCAGAAAATACGTACTGTGGAGCAAGATGGGAAGACTATTAAACTTCAAATTGTATggttttctttacttttttctttgagaattgacattatttagttaaatattttcatttggaAAGGTCAAGTAGCTTTAGAGTAAAAAATTAGCTAAGTGATGAACACTTCTTTTATTTCTGTTGAAACATTCTGTGTAGTTTGCCATGGATTGATTAACTCACTTGCAATCTTTATTTCAATTCTTCCATACCGATATCAGGTGTTCTAGGATTGAGTTGTGTTCTATTACAAGTGAACATGATCTGAATTTATGCAGTAGTTTTTGTTTCTGTCATTATGCATTTTCAAAGTGAAATTTAAAGTCCTCATCTGTGTTGCATTTGCCAGTGGGACACTGCTGGACAAGAACGTTTCAGGACAATCACAAGTAGTTACTACCGTGGGGCACATGGCATTATAGTATGTTTGCCTGACTCCTTTGTAAAGCAATCAATCGGTtgttttttttaccttttcgCTTGatgaaatctttttttcttattcctCTTTTATGAATATTCTGGCAGATAGTTTATGATATAACTGATCAAGAAAGTTTCAACAATGTTAAGCAATGGTTGAGTGAAATTGATCGCTATGCAAGCGAAAACGTGAACAAGCTTTTGGTTGGAAATAAGTCTGACTTGAATGATAACCGAGCAGTGTCGTATGATACAGCAAAGGTTAAGATCTAGCATTctgttcattttcttttttgagtttGTCCTTCTAGTACAATGCTTGATTGACTGAAATAGTTCTTGATTCACATACAAGGCTTTTGCTGATGAA
The DNA window shown above is from Solanum stenotomum isolate F172 chromosome 6, ASM1918654v1, whole genome shotgun sequence and carries:
- the LOC125869052 gene encoding uncharacterized protein LOC125869052, with translation MYRSLSTTRVPDNYNFTSYYSSSSNSSSSLTKVSPALRALSLEASELLPIHEPLSDISKKEKSHAKFAENAVHIIPFVLLLCGFILWSFSNPDIDASILKGEGIATRIEGLTIEGDLDPDGTHVTNLPLESRDRDLIKQGQSRQKSYTEK
- the LOC125867743 gene encoding ras-related protein RABD2a — encoded protein: MNPEYDYLFKLLLIGDSGVGKSCLLLRFADDSYLDSYISTIGVDFKIRTVEQDGKTIKLQIWDTAGQERFRTITSSYYRGAHGIIIVYDITDQESFNNVKQWLSEIDRYASENVNKLLVGNKSDLNDNRAVSYDTAKAFADEIGIPFMEASAKSATNVEQAFMAMAAEIKNRMATQPASNNAKPPTVQIRGQPVNQKSGCCSN